The Flavobacterium sp. M31R6 nucleotide sequence AATTCCACCGTAGGCAAAGCTTGCCAGTGGGTCAATGGAGACAATGTGTTCGTTTTCGAAAAAATAATGAATTTCTTCCTGATCCAGAATATGTCTAAGTACCACGATTTCATGTGGATAGTTAAAAATAGCAATCGTTTTAAAGTCTTTCATTTTGAATTTTTTATAAATGTAGTAAAGTTATTATTAGTTTAAAACTCTAGGTAGAATAAGGAATAGTGAATACAATTTTGTAATTTTAGACTTTTAAGAAAAGATACATGAGTAAAAGATTAAGAAAGCCGATAAAGAAAGAGAAGGATTTCTCAGATAAAATTATAAAAATATTATCGCAAAGTGCCAATAAAGCCTTTAAT carries:
- a CDS encoding DUF2007 domain-containing protein; the protein is MKDFKTIAIFNYPHEIVVLRHILDQEEIHYFFENEHIVSIDPLASFAYGGIQLKVHPNDFEQVQEILDNLNSKLSIV